In Haloarcula halophila, a single window of DNA contains:
- a CDS encoding ParA family protein: protein MITAVVYSESGGTYKTTMTANLAVALERMGARTLVIDLDPQEGNLTSLFDAGASRSDPDADNLVKHILDMPDGDFDDLIETTDEGVDIIPSHDMLGDFTSNLEQKISYETGMKNMNRDEYPRFELLYDLLWNEHNLNERYDAILVDPNARAEDLLYNAIFALRTLVAPVKPAGKGNLSLDGLAELVGNMETQLDIEIGLSCVVPSGVGQTNAHQQYQQQFDDTDAFATPVTIGNRESLMDAMWEARGSAFRVVEERWKTFEQDGEMVSEPGQRRIRDREVETLEKLFGLAHFVATETFDAQVDSVLELEIQGHDNRHIELTDEEQTEATP from the coding sequence ATGATAACGGCCGTAGTCTACTCGGAGTCCGGCGGTACGTACAAGACGACGATGACGGCCAACCTCGCAGTGGCGTTGGAACGAATGGGAGCACGTACGTTGGTAATCGATCTGGACCCGCAGGAGGGGAACCTAACGAGTCTGTTCGATGCCGGAGCGAGCCGGAGCGACCCCGACGCGGACAATCTGGTCAAGCATATTCTCGATATGCCTGATGGTGACTTCGATGATCTGATCGAGACCACAGACGAAGGTGTGGATATCATCCCGAGTCACGATATGCTCGGAGACTTCACCTCCAATCTGGAGCAGAAAATCTCCTACGAGACGGGGATGAAAAACATGAACCGAGACGAGTACCCGCGGTTCGAACTCCTGTATGACCTGCTCTGGAACGAGCACAACCTCAATGAGAGATACGATGCGATACTCGTCGACCCGAACGCACGAGCCGAGGACCTCCTCTACAACGCGATATTCGCGTTACGGACCCTGGTCGCACCGGTGAAACCAGCCGGCAAGGGGAATCTGAGTCTCGATGGTCTAGCTGAGCTTGTCGGTAACATGGAGACACAGCTGGATATCGAGATCGGGCTCTCCTGTGTCGTTCCGTCCGGCGTCGGCCAGACGAACGCACACCAGCAGTACCAGCAACAGTTCGACGACACGGACGCGTTTGCGACACCCGTCACCATCGGCAATCGAGAGAGCCTCATGGACGCGATGTGGGAAGCTCGTGGATCCGCGTTCAGGGTCGTTGAAGAGCGCTGGAAAACATTCGAGCAGGATGGTGAGATGGTCAGTGAACCAGGCCAGCGCCGTATCCGCGATCGAGAGGTCGAGACGCTCGAGAAGTTGTTCGGGTTAGCTCACTTCGTCGCCACAGAAACGTTCGATGCTCAGGTAGACTCCGTCTTGGAACTCGAGATCCAGGGGCACGACAACAGGCACATCGAGCTAACCGACGAAGAACAGACGGAGGCTACTCCATGA
- a CDS encoding TrmB family transcriptional regulator sugar-binding domain-containing protein, producing MSEKVGKRYENGSMEAELQKLGLSKKEANVYMTIIEHDQIKPTTLAAESDVSTSYVYEICEKLAERGLVTVHSNRTPMLVCARPPTEAFNDIRSELSNLEGKIETYYETPTNQDTPPELIRSRQTLKKRMRSIINESSKAILLMIPVTHLSDFADALRQAVEDGVFVLLTLHGEISEVTSTNLQSVASAVRFFYDTSGVLLVADGKQGIVGAANLLDWGQTDRNCISLTNRVNTALVGGAFMSVIWQPAHEVLVPTADQLPNRYNSWLAAVLNATIHLRRGDSIAAQVSGYYTGSSKRETETISGEIIETTQNILYPQDGGFGTKNSLLIDTGETTVSVGSEGAYIEDFASTAITLYPCNESTPSR from the coding sequence ATGTCTGAAAAAGTTGGAAAACGATACGAAAACGGAAGTATGGAGGCAGAACTGCAGAAGCTTGGCCTTTCGAAAAAAGAGGCCAACGTATATATGACGATCATTGAGCATGATCAAATAAAACCAACTACATTAGCAGCTGAATCAGACGTCTCAACAAGCTATGTGTACGAGATCTGTGAGAAACTTGCTGAACGGGGTCTGGTTACTGTTCATTCAAACAGAACTCCAATGTTAGTCTGTGCCCGTCCCCCCACGGAGGCTTTCAACGATATTCGGAGCGAATTGTCAAATTTGGAGGGGAAGATCGAGACGTATTACGAAACACCCACAAATCAAGATACGCCACCGGAGCTCATTCGTTCTCGACAAACACTCAAGAAACGAATGAGATCGATAATCAATGAGTCCTCAAAAGCGATATTACTGATGATTCCAGTTACACACCTTTCTGATTTTGCAGACGCTCTTCGGCAGGCGGTGGAAGACGGTGTTTTTGTTTTACTTACCCTGCATGGAGAGATATCCGAGGTTACAAGTACTAATCTTCAGTCGGTAGCCTCCGCAGTCCGTTTCTTTTATGACACCAGTGGAGTGCTATTGGTGGCGGATGGCAAACAGGGTATAGTTGGGGCTGCGAATCTTCTCGACTGGGGCCAAACAGATAGAAATTGCATCTCCCTTACCAACCGTGTTAATACGGCCCTCGTTGGGGGGGCATTTATGAGTGTGATTTGGCAACCAGCACACGAAGTGTTGGTCCCAACTGCTGACCAGCTGCCTAACCGATATAATTCTTGGCTAGCCGCCGTTCTCAATGCAACAATCCACCTTCGTCGTGGAGATTCAATCGCTGCCCAAGTTTCTGGATATTACACTGGATCATCGAAAAGAGAAACAGAGACCATATCTGGCGAAATAATAGAGACTACACAGAATATATTGTATCCACAAGACGGTGGATTCGGCACAAAAAACAGTCTTCTCATTGACACAGGCGAAACAACAGTATCAGTCGGTAGTGAGGGTGCATATATTGAAGACTTCGCCTCAACTGCTATCACATTATATCCTTGTAATGAGAGCACTCCATCGCGTTGA